The Hippocampus zosterae strain Florida chromosome 2, ASM2543408v3, whole genome shotgun sequence genome contains the following window.
ATTTTTACTCATCACTTAATCATttacatatcttttttttaaatataacatTGTCAAAAAGCTCAGTAATTATTCCCCAATTTCTTCAGTCATCCATGGAATTCGGCTGATTACGCTGGGCACCAGcaaatttgatgtatttttaagactgattttaaaaaaaatgtttcccattTTTTAGCACATCGGGTTTTCGagctatttaaatgtttttgtttattagTTATACCGACTGTACACAAGCTTATGCAAAGTGGGTTTCACAATACATTGTAAGTAACTGTATAGCAATTATGTTTCATCAAAATATTCAGAGATATGACTGCCACATGTATTATTGGTTTTATAGTATTATTGGGAttaaaatatgagaaaaataTGAGGTCAGATTCGGAATCAGCACCAAAAAATGTGCAGAaacgtttacttgcatctctgattcaaAAAATGTAGTAATACAAGATACTCGCTAGCCGCAGCTCTCTTTCAGACAAATTAGCAGTACAGTGGAACTTTGTTTTATATGATTCCTCTTTAGCTGGCTTGTTCTGGCTACATTTTTGCCACAGATTTTGCACAGCTGCTCAGTTTTCTTCCATTTGAAAATGCTCTGTATGAAACTCATCTGCCTCTTTTCCCAGAATCCAGAACTCGGTTTACTGCATGAGCCTTTGTCAAACAAAGTAGACGGTAATGCTATGCTCAAACTGAGAGCAAACTGAACTATTCCTACGATGCAATTACATACAAACTCAATGCGATGATCCATATTGCCTTTTCTGTCGTATTGCTAGTCAACTGACTGAGTTTATTAAGTCATTACACAAATTCAGCAACTAAttaaggcaaaaacaaaacatagaaTCAGTTTATATTGTTGCCAGTGGAATGTTGGAAAAGGACTTTATTTAAAGAaggcatacacaaaaaaaacatgtgcatCTGTCTGTAGGCAGGTGGGGGTGGTATTAAAtggagatttcttttttttttcatgtgctgAGACTTGTGCACACATCGTCTTCTTTGATCAGTCAGTTTTGTTAATTAACGAGTTGGATAAAAAGGTCTATGTCGGTGTTGGCGCCGCTGTGGTGGCCTGCTGATGTCTAAGCAACTGTTGCCTAGCATGCAGAGGTCAAACGCGAGCCCAGAGGATAGATATGGAAACTggttggctggatggatgcatggagaaTAGGGATGAATCAAAACTTTGCATAAGCTAGGCAACACTTTGGTCAAGTGATAgttacttctttttttccaaaagtaaCTAGGACAAAGCAAAGGCCATAAcgtcaaatggatggatgcatagagGAAAGGAGATGGATAAAGGGAGCGAAAAGTGGCTCACAATGGGTTTACGCGGGAACTCAGTTTTGGGAGCAGTACTTCCAGAAGCAcactgttgaagaaaaaaaacagaatgaaaaAACTTGGAGAGAATAGAAGTCACACTAACAAACTTTGTTAGCATTAGTAAtccttcttgtttttttgggttttttttttttgtccatcactTTGTATTTACAAGAGGGCAAGTGAATTTCGCCAATTTCAGTAATCTTTCGAATTTGCAGTACCACCTTGAGATTTACCTGACCTGACATGAGTTTTTTGAGATACAAGTCGTTTTGCTTTGACTCAGTTCAACACACTTcacaaaaaagcaaatattGAACAATTCCTAAAAAAGAAACGTTAATGCCCCTCCCAGTTTAATGTTACTGTCGGAGGAAACATGAAGCAAAGTGTTATACCAGTCTAGCTTAACGCTAGCAAACAGCACAACAGACATGCTATTGTTAGCATCAATAGTTGCGATTCGAGAAGGAACTgatatttcaacacaaacagTGGGGCAGCCAACACATCGAAGGATATTTACAGTAATTACTCAAAGGCATCTGTTCTTTAAAAGTGTCTAATATTACTGTAGTTTAGTGAGTCATTAACCTCCTTATCCCACTGTGGGGTGAGAACACTTGTGAGTGTTTGCGAAGGTAGCGAATGTTGCATTTTCTTCAGGAATTGTGTTCGTATTTTCcttgtgacaagaaaaaaaaacacttaaattgttgttgtatgttttatgaacgtttgcaaccttgaatgaaccctgatGTGAACGTGCAATTGCTATCATCACCAACAGTCacaaatttttcttttttactttctaATTATTTATGTTAGTTAGTGAACCAATtaaactcgtatctcaaggcaccactgcatgATGTACATTTTGGATGAAACTTTTACATTTGGCTATTGTGACTCAAATATTGTGTTACAGTGTTACAGATTGCAAATATGTTGTACAGTAGCTGTGTTCTTTTCAGAGCAGGACGAGATGGAATAAAGTCAGAGCAACGTAACGCTCACACGCACAAATACTATTGCAAACATTGTTACCTCTTTTGTTGGTCTTCTTGGACTGTGGTGGAAGCGACTTGCGTGAGACGCGGCCGGTAAGGCTGGGAACGATGACGCCAGCACTCGCTCTGGAAGCCGTGCTACCAGTGGTTGCTGGTAGGACCGTCGGCAACATCACTGCAGCCTCATCATAAGACCATGAAAGACAATTAACAAAAATAGGGAGGGTTGTACTACAACTGGGTTCTCTCAACGTGGTTGACCTCTGCAAAGGACAAACAATCCTAATTTGGACCAATCCTACACTTTCATAAACACTGAACTGTTTATGATGCCTCAAGGTAGAGATGCAAAGGATAGACATATGTAAAATACAAGGGACATACTGTAAGGAAATTTGATTTTGGTATGGGTGGCATGGTGGTCGTCTGGATAGCATGTCTTCCTCACAGCAGAGGTGCAGGGATTGAttcctccagccttcctgtgtggagtttgcgtattctccccgtgcctacgtgggttttctccggctaccccggtttcctcccaaatttcaaaaacatcctggcaggttgattgggctctccaaattgtcccttggtgtgattgtgagcgcaaaaggttgtttgtgtgtgtgccctgcgattggctagcaaacaCTTCAGggagtaccctgcctactgcccgaagacagctgggataggctccagcacgtctgcCACTCTCGTGAGGGTAAGtggagtagaaaatggatggatgatttagtGCGGTGTGCACACCTACTCATCACATGCAAAATGCATTTGCATATTGTGACACCATAGTCAATTTATTAACATAACCGCCCCACATTATTTTTATCTACCCATGACTTGGCTAAAAGTGGGGTTTCTGGGAGGCAATTGTACTTTCTTAGATTGCGTAAAATCCGGTCACTTGTTATGTGCAACGTGATTAAAAGTCAcctaccattttattttttcgccCTGGATTTCTGGCAtttcctgaaaagaaaaataaactaaTGAAATAAAGTTATTTATGATAtcattgtcaaattcatttcataTCATCTCCAGTAGATCAATCTCAAAGAACCTTGGTTTATTAGCACCCAGGTCATTACTTAGTTTAGAAGCTAaccatagagcatatttgacaataaagcttgacTTGAATTGACTTCATACATTGCATTTCATCCATTATGCCAAGAAGTCCATTAGAACCAAAGCATTCAGTGCCAAGGTAGAGTTGAGTcattttatgatttttgtttcattggtAGTACGAGTCTGATGTGCTGGCCCTTTAAATCACAAGCACTTTGAGGAATGATAAGAAGTCAAACCGCCAGCAGAGGGTAGCAGTGCGAATTCCATGTGTTTGCCAACTATTTACAGTAGGGGCAGGATGTGCTAACTGTCATGGCGCCACAGCACAGTTAACTTTAGACGATCTGAAGCATACATTCAAGCAGGGAATATATTTATGTCTGTATGTCACAGGATAAGTGTCATTACCGTTCGCAGAAATATGTGTAtgttatgaatgaaaaaagtaCAACGATCAAGGAATTACGATGAAAACGACAAGGTCGCTTCGTGAACAGCCGCTGATGGACACTTCGCGAGGCGTGTCcaaaaagttccaggactggtgtcacaaaaattACACTTCAAATCCAAGTGATAAACTTTTAATTTGGAAGTAACCCCTATGAAGTCAAACACACTCTCACATCTTCACGCACTCCTGCAATGATTCCTCTTGGATCCTCCACAgtctttgtcacaaaaatctTGACTTTgtccacatactgtattttgaaaAGGGTTCCCTTGAGctttgtaaaaaggaaaaaacaaacaaactgagcCAGGTCGGGTGAACAAGTAGGCTTGCTCGAACCAGGCAAAGTTAATTTCCGCagggaactgtcagatgctcagggcaCTGTGGGGGTTTTGTCATGGTGAAGCAGCTGCGAGTGGCCCTGTCACATGATCATTCCTTTTCATGCAATGAATGAAGCAAATACTGAACGGATCTTTTTGTAGACATCCTGGACTTTTCTGACACTTCATAAATCTTCCAAGTGGCTCTGCATGAATGATAGTGCTACATGGCCTTGATCTAAATCAGAATTTGGATTTACGATTAGAACAGTGCCAGCTAGCATTGTGCTCCACTGTAGAGATGTTTACGttgaaaaacatgaaataaatgatCAGTAACATTAAGGGTCACTGTTATTttgccctccctcccccccaaaaaagttctcTGGATTTTCAAATGTGGATCAGGGCAACATGATGTGTGAGAATGCGAACCTCTTGGCAGGAAGGTGATCCTTGTGCTCAGTGTACTGTTGAACGTCCGATGCATCTCCTCAAGAACTGAGATCATTTTCAGTATCTGGACCCGCTTCTCAGAACCGTCTGCCCCCGAAGGGTATCTCAGGCCAGCAGTCTTGGAGGTGATTCGGTCTCCTCGTCTTGTGCCTTCCGTCCCAGACGCTCTGCCGTTCACACGCCATTGTTTGAGGAGCTCACTTTGACCAAAGGCGGAAAACCTTGGCGGTGCAGCtgacaaatgaaaatgagtagGAAGAAGACTTGGAGGTTTCATGTGATCTAGGGAAACAAATGTTCAAGAAGTCATTGCCTCAAATGATTTGCTCACCTGTCAATGCAAGAATCTTGGAGATTTAGTTAAAAGTAACAACTCAAGCTGTCACATTCTGTGCTCCATCCTGCTGCTCTCCTGCAATTAAGCTTTATGTTGCTAATTTGCAATCAACCAGTCCCTTGAGATAAAAGCTTCATTTGTACATGGACCACCCatcaaaattaattaaaatgccattagtacacgcaaacaacaaaatgtattaGAATGGGTATTTTATTAAGGAAGTATAACACTCCATTACATTGtacttcatgaaaaaaaatgtacggaCATGGCTGTTTTTGCCACACTGCATCAGTGGAATGGCCACCATGGCAGTATGAGACAGATATGCATACTTTTCATTGCGATGTCTCAACTCGTCTGAGCTCATCAGTACAGCACTGATGGTTCTCTGCTGCAGATCAAGACTGTATGACTGTGAGTGGTATTATGTGTGTCTACGTGTGTTGCAGCACTACTTGAGTTCAGTCAGTTGCTTAAAGGCaacaaaaatgctatttaaCACTGCACTAAGCCAGTGGACTGAAAGACTAAGTTATGCGTTCTGACTAAAACAAAGAGATCAGGACATGTTATTCCAATACTAAAGCCCTTAAACTAGCTAGCTGTAGAATATATATTAGATTCTGCTACTGGTCTATGAATCGCTGAATGGTTTGGCTCCTGTTTAAAGAAATGTGAATGGAATGTAAACCCAATAGGGCTCTGAGGGCTGCAGACCCGCATCGATTAGTGGAacccagagttcaaagcaaagaAGGTGAGGCAGCATTGAGCCGTTATGCTGCATGGACATGGTAAGATGCCAACTGAAGTGAAGTCAGCCCCAATTGTGAATGTTTGTAAAATCCAGGCTCAAAACGATGCACTTTTCCCATACATATGATAAAGCTTTTTTAGAGcatttctaaaatcattttcttACACTCTTTTAGTGATTTTAATGAACTGATTTTAGTTCTTTACTTTGCTGTTAAATTTCTTTAACTCTATTGATTGCAAATCAATACACTGTTTGCCTGATGACTAGTCCATGGTGTAGTTTCCCTTTTGGCCAAAGTGAGCGACAATCGACTCCAGCTTTCCGTTATCCAGAAGAGGATAAGCAGTATGGAAACCATATGCATGGATCTTATACACACAGCTTGACCTCACTGCCAGATTCCTTGTCACCTTCATGCAAATCTCTCCAACATTCCTTTAGGACTGATCTCCCAGTTTCTTCCTCTCCCTCCCATCTCCCTCCCGCTCTGCTTTCCCTGCCTGTTTGAGCAAATATTCTGCCGTCGTCTCACCTGGATTGACGGCCTCCAGTGACTCGGACTCAGCAAGTGAAAGGTTTGCTTTCTGTC
Protein-coding sequences here:
- the urp2 gene encoding urotensin II-related peptide, with translation MLCQTAKLPFLPVMMLIVTTQVWAAPTERDHMKPPSLLPTHFHLSAAPPRFSAFGQSELLKQWRVNGRASGTEGTRRGDRITSKTAGLRYPSGADGSEKRVQILKMISVLEEMHRTFNSTLSTRITFLPRGNARNPGRKNKMAAVMLPTVLPATTGSTASRASAGVIVPSLTGRVSRKSLPPQSKKTNKRVCFWKYCSQN